A single window of Selenomonas sputigena DNA harbors:
- a CDS encoding phosphoribosylanthranilate isomerase — protein sequence MKVKICGLRTEEAVFAAEDAGADFLGFIFYEKSHRHILPEEVRGLTKHVQRAKTVGVFVDAPLDEVNAAADFCSLDFVQLHGHESAAYARAVCCPVIKAFRWGDDFSLEEANDYPAEIILLDSFSKDAVGGTGQRFRWREAAEETARLEKPLLVAGGIASGNVREAEEVFRPYGVDVSGSLEIEKRKSIEKIREFMAVVQKRRVPE from the coding sequence ATGAAGGTCAAGATTTGCGGCTTGCGCACAGAAGAGGCGGTGTTTGCGGCGGAGGACGCGGGGGCGGACTTTTTGGGTTTTATCTTTTACGAGAAGAGCCATCGCCATATTTTGCCGGAAGAGGTGCGCGGTCTGACGAAGCATGTGCAGCGCGCCAAGACGGTCGGGGTGTTTGTCGATGCACCGCTCGACGAGGTCAATGCCGCCGCAGATTTCTGCAGTCTTGACTTCGTGCAGCTCCACGGGCATGAGAGCGCCGCCTATGCGCGTGCGGTTTGCTGCCCCGTCATCAAGGCGTTTCGCTGGGGCGACGACTTTTCGTTGGAGGAAGCGAACGACTATCCGGCGGAGATCATCCTGCTCGACAGCTTTTCCAAGGACGCTGTCGGTGGCACGGGGCAGCGCTTCCGCTGGCGCGAGGCTGCGGAGGAAACGGCGCGTCTCGAAAAGCCCCTGTTGGTCGCGGGCGGTATTGCGAGCGGCAATGTGCGGGAGGCAGAAGAGGTTTTCCGCCCCTACGGCGTCGATGTTTCGGGCAGTCTTGAGATCGAGAAGCGGAAATCCATAGAGAAGATACGAGAATTTATGGCAGTTGTGCAGAAACGGAGGGTTCCGGAATGA
- the trpC gene encoding indole-3-glycerol phosphate synthase TrpC → MKDILAEIVEKKRDLVAEAKRRLPIAELKARARERCGGFYMTKRFQARDWNLIAECKLQSPAKGRLCRTHTVDELARIYAENGASMLSVHTDPHFLGANEDLARVRSLVDLPLLRKDFIIDEYQIFEARMLGADAVLLIARILSPAQLLEYVFRAWEIGLDVLVEVHDEADMKAALATPAEFIGINNRNLQTFTTSIENTLELLPKAEESRTFISESGIFSAADARRLQEAGCGGILVGEGLVRADDVAEMTRRLAEPCALAKESA, encoded by the coding sequence ATGAAAGATATTTTAGCGGAAATCGTGGAAAAGAAGCGTGACTTGGTGGCCGAGGCGAAGCGACGGCTGCCCATTGCCGAGCTCAAGGCGAGGGCGAGGGAGCGCTGCGGTGGCTTTTATATGACGAAGCGCTTTCAGGCGCGCGACTGGAATCTCATTGCCGAGTGCAAGCTGCAGTCGCCCGCCAAAGGAAGGCTGTGCCGCACGCATACGGTGGATGAACTCGCGCGCATCTACGCGGAGAACGGCGCTTCGATGCTGTCGGTTCATACCGATCCGCATTTCCTAGGCGCGAACGAAGATTTGGCGCGCGTGCGCTCGCTCGTCGATCTGCCGCTCCTGCGCAAGGATTTCATCATCGACGAGTACCAGATCTTCGAGGCGCGCATGCTCGGCGCGGACGCCGTACTCCTGATCGCGCGCATCCTCTCGCCCGCCCAGCTTCTGGAGTATGTGTTCCGCGCTTGGGAGATCGGCCTCGATGTGCTCGTCGAGGTGCACGATGAGGCGGATATGAAGGCCGCCCTGGCGACGCCGGCCGAGTTCATCGGCATCAACAACCGCAATTTGCAGACGTTCACGACCTCGATCGAGAACACCTTGGAGCTTTTGCCGAAGGCGGAGGAAAGCCGTACATTTATCAGCGAGAGCGGCATTTTCAGCGCTGCGGATGCGCGCCGCCTGCAGGAGGCGGGCTGCGGCGGCATTCTCGTGGGCGAGGGGCTCGTGCGTGCCGATGATGTTGCAGAGATGACGCGGCGCCTGGCGGAGCCGTGCGCGCTCGCCAAGGAGAGCGCATGA
- the trpB gene encoding tryptophan synthase subunit beta → MAKKGRFGAYGGQYVPEIVMPALQELEAAYARCREDEEFQAEFRRYLQEYAGRPTRLYFAEKLTEHYGKARIFLKREDLLHTGAHKINNALGQALLAKRMGKKRIVAETGAGQHGVASATVAALFGMECHVFMGEEDVKRQSLNVFRMEFLGAKVIPVASGTGTLKDATSEAIRYWATNITDTYYIIGSAVGPHPYPSMVRDFQKMIGEEIRAQVKAACGQLPDALVACVGGGSNAIGTFYDFKDEASVKKYGVEAGGRGEAPVDNARTLSGAGEPGVLHGAYSYLLQDADGQVVEAYSISAGLDYPGVGPEHSYFKDQGIVEYVSVTDEEALAAFQRLCRLEGIVPAMESSHALAYLEKLMPGTKENEVVVVCLSGRGDKDVQMVAKALGRESE, encoded by the coding sequence ATGGCTAAGAAGGGAAGATTCGGGGCATACGGCGGACAGTATGTGCCGGAAATCGTCATGCCGGCGCTGCAGGAATTGGAAGCCGCCTATGCGAGATGCAGGGAGGACGAGGAGTTTCAAGCGGAGTTCCGCCGCTATCTGCAAGAGTACGCAGGCCGTCCGACGCGATTGTACTTTGCCGAGAAGCTTACCGAGCATTACGGCAAGGCGCGCATCTTCCTCAAGCGCGAGGATCTTCTGCACACGGGCGCACACAAGATCAACAATGCGCTCGGGCAGGCGCTGCTCGCAAAGCGCATGGGCAAGAAGCGCATCGTCGCCGAGACGGGTGCAGGGCAGCACGGCGTCGCCTCGGCGACGGTCGCGGCGCTCTTCGGCATGGAGTGCCATGTTTTCATGGGGGAGGAGGACGTCAAGCGCCAGAGCCTCAACGTCTTCCGCATGGAATTTCTGGGCGCGAAGGTCATTCCCGTCGCGAGCGGCACGGGCACGCTCAAGGACGCGACGAGCGAGGCGATCCGCTATTGGGCGACGAATATCACGGATACCTACTACATCATCGGCTCGGCGGTCGGGCCGCACCCGTACCCGAGCATGGTGCGTGACTTCCAGAAGATGATCGGCGAGGAGATCCGCGCACAGGTCAAGGCGGCGTGCGGACAGCTGCCCGATGCGCTCGTCGCCTGCGTCGGCGGCGGCAGCAACGCCATCGGCACGTTCTATGATTTCAAGGACGAGGCTTCCGTCAAGAAGTACGGCGTCGAGGCCGGCGGGCGCGGCGAGGCTCCCGTCGACAACGCGCGCACCTTGAGCGGCGCCGGCGAGCCGGGCGTCCTGCACGGCGCTTACAGTTACCTGCTGCAGGACGCAGACGGACAGGTCGTCGAGGCGTATTCCATTTCCGCAGGGCTCGATTATCCGGGCGTCGGTCCCGAGCATTCCTACTTCAAGGATCAAGGCATCGTGGAGTACGTTTCGGTCACGGACGAGGAGGCGCTCGCGGCGTTTCAGCGGCTTTGCCGCCTGGAAGGCATCGTGCCCGCCATGGAAAGCTCCCATGCGCTCGCGTATCTTGAGAAACTGATGCCTGGGACGAAGGAGAATGAGGTCGTCGTCGTCTGCCTCTCGGGGCGCGGCGACAAAGATGTGCAGATGGTCGCAAAAGCATTGGGGAGGGAAAGCGAATGA
- a CDS encoding DUF2828 domain-containing protein: protein MLDLLKEESNKTYTRTENDAATYASSGSDVLDFFAAVGALRSAKEAEIVVRFTRAFAEDSVRALRTLFYARDVRGGLGERRVFRVLLRHLAAYAPACVEKNLPLIPEYGRWDDVLALLGTPLESAAVRLIRKQLESDLGASQKGEDVSLLAKWLPSVNTSSREARAKARHLAASLGMQEAEYRKMLVRLRRCIRIIEDHLRTKDYSFDYAKQPSRAMFKYREAFRRNDAKRYEAFLERVARGKETLHTGTLYPYDVIRPLCEWESERGLSEEASRTLDITWKALPDYTHGENALVVLDGSASMYGGGEPLPACVALSLAVYFAERNEGAFRDHFITFSRKPRILQIKGTTIADKVSYCRTFNEVANTNLEGVFRLLLHAAVSGGVSQQEMPEVLYIITDMEFDACTENASVTNFEQAKKMFAEAGYRLPRIVFWNVQSRRQQQPVKMNEQGVMLVSGCSPSVFSMVVEDRITPYEYMEKVLASERYAAIQA from the coding sequence ATGCTCGACTTGCTCAAAGAGGAAAGCAATAAGACGTACACGCGAACGGAGAACGATGCCGCGACTTACGCCAGTTCAGGCTCGGACGTGCTCGACTTCTTTGCGGCGGTCGGTGCCTTGCGCTCTGCGAAGGAGGCTGAAATCGTCGTGCGCTTCACGCGCGCTTTTGCCGAGGATTCTGTGCGTGCGCTGCGCACGCTCTTCTATGCGCGTGATGTTCGCGGCGGACTGGGCGAGCGTCGCGTCTTTCGCGTGCTTCTGCGCCATCTTGCCGCGTATGCGCCTGCGTGCGTGGAGAAGAATCTGCCGCTCATCCCCGAGTACGGGCGCTGGGACGATGTGCTCGCACTTCTCGGCACACCTTTGGAGTCTGCCGCCGTTCGCTTGATTCGCAAGCAGCTGGAAAGCGACCTCGGCGCGTCGCAAAAAGGGGAGGACGTCTCCCTCCTCGCGAAGTGGCTGCCGTCCGTCAATACTTCGTCGCGTGAGGCGCGTGCTAAGGCGCGTCATTTGGCGGCGTCGCTCGGGATGCAGGAGGCGGAATATCGAAAGATGCTCGTCCGTCTGCGCCGCTGCATCCGGATTATCGAAGACCATTTGCGCACGAAGGACTACAGCTTTGATTATGCGAAGCAGCCGTCCAGGGCGATGTTCAAGTACCGCGAGGCTTTTCGACGCAACGATGCGAAGCGCTACGAGGCTTTCTTGGAGCGTGTGGCGCGCGGGAAGGAGACTCTTCATACGGGGACGCTCTATCCCTACGATGTCATTCGTCCGCTTTGCGAATGGGAGAGTGAAAGAGGTCTTTCGGAGGAGGCTTCGCGTACCCTCGACATCACATGGAAGGCGCTTCCCGACTATACGCATGGGGAGAATGCGCTCGTCGTGCTCGACGGTTCCGCTTCCATGTATGGGGGCGGAGAGCCTTTGCCGGCCTGCGTCGCGCTCTCGCTTGCCGTCTATTTTGCAGAGCGCAATGAGGGCGCGTTCCGCGATCATTTCATCACGTTTTCTCGTAAACCGCGCATCCTTCAGATCAAGGGCACGACGATTGCGGACAAGGTCAGCTATTGCAGGACGTTTAACGAGGTGGCAAATACGAATCTCGAAGGCGTCTTCCGCCTTCTGCTACATGCGGCGGTTTCGGGCGGCGTGTCGCAGCAGGAGATGCCCGAGGTGCTTTACATCATCACGGACATGGAGTTTGACGCCTGTACGGAAAATGCCTCTGTGACAAATTTTGAGCAGGCGAAGAAGATGTTTGCCGAAGCGGGCTATCGCTTGCCGCGCATCGTGTTCTGGAACGTGCAGAGCCGCCGTCAGCAGCAGCCCGTCAAGATGAACGAGCAAGGCGTCATGCTCGTTTCCGGCTGCAGTCCCAGCGTATTCTCCATGGTGGTGGAGGATCGCATCACGCCGTATGAGTATATGGAAAAGGTGCTGGCAAGCGAGCGATATGCGGCGATTCAGGCGTAA